One part of the Diadema setosum chromosome 22, eeDiaSeto1, whole genome shotgun sequence genome encodes these proteins:
- the LOC140245462 gene encoding uncharacterized protein produces the protein MLQCTICREDKPSMTSLLTHMHLIHNTTLTLQCRYCNYESRGRPEFSRHYQRQHPGHRQEAGYADYKVATRRFMEKELEEEERRKRRQRDERRSEERKDRRKDGKVDERRGGERERDGGKANEKRDRLRDDRKKNAKTEERKKEEKKVDERRGGEKGRDGTKPEEKQGREGEKAGEKREDRKETQGRDEEKAEKVAEKESRKRSAEVANLPSISLGLDNDEKSLTASETPPRSPALSVSSSSSSDASSVSPAASSVGSVVPDEKTSDMDVEQAGEDGMIQITLKKPRTGTLRLSRLVVETEWYTHANGKELLQERKVLTRYFHHEP, from the coding sequence atgtTGCAGTGTACAATATGCCGTGAGGATAAGCCATCCATGACGTCGCTTCTGACACATATGCATCTAATACATAACACAACGTTAACCCTGCAGTGCCGATACTGCAATTATGAATCACGGGGACGCCCCGAATTCAGCCGGCATTATCAGCGACAACACCCTGGACATAGGCAGGAGGCGGGATATGCTGATTATAAGGTCGCAACGAGAAGATTCATGGAAAAGGAGttggaagaggaggagaggcGAAAGAGGAGACAGAGGGACGAGAGACGTAGCGAGGAGAGAAAGGACAGAAGGAAAGACGGGAAGGTGGATGAGCGAAGAggtggagaaagagaaagggacgGAGGAAAGGCGAATGAGAAGCGAGACAGGCTGAGAGATGACAGAAAGAAGAATGCGAAGACggaggagagaaagaaggaagaaaagaaagtagaTGAACGTCGAGGAGGAGAAAAGGGGAGGGATGGTACAAAGCCGGAGGAGAAGCAAGGTCGGGAAGGAGAGAAAGCTGGGGAGAAACGAGAGGACAGAAAGGAGACACAAGGTCGTGATGAGGAGAAGGCTGAAAAGGTTGCTGAAAAGGAAAGCAGAAAGAGAAGTGCTGAAGTTGCAAACCTGCCATCCATCAGTCTTGGTCTGGACAACGACGAGAAAAGCCTCACCGCGTCAGAGACACCACCACGGTCACCAGCATTGTCGGTGTCGTCATCCTCATCGAGCGATGCATCTTCAGTTTCTCCAGCAGCATCATCAGTAGGGTCGGTAGTTCCTGATGAGAAGACGTCGGACATGGACGTTGAACAGGCGGGAGAGGACGGGATGATCCAAATCACGTTGAAAAAGCCACGTACCGGCACACTTCGCCTGAGTCGGTTGGTCGTCGAAACCGAATGGTATACGCACGCAAATGGGAAGGAACTGCTGCAAGAGAGAAAAGTGTTAACCAGATACTTTCACCATGAGCCGTAG